TATCATCCTGCTCATGGATGGGGTAAAAGGGGCCCATAACTTGATCGGCATAAACACCACAGGCAGCCTGATCTTTGGCTAGGGCCATGTTTCCGGTTACGGTTCCTGCGGTAGCGCCCAAGCCAATTTGGAGCATGGTACGACGATTGATCTTTTTAGGAGATGGTATAGGGAAGCCTTTCAATTTTACACAGAATGGAGAGAACAATAGACCCACAAGGGGATCCGTTAAAAATTACTTTATAAGCGGCCAAGTCCGAGGCAATCCTGGACTTCAGGAAGCGTGAAATTTGTAGGTTCATAGAGAGCGAGGAGTGGATCCTCTACTAACTCATGCGCCGTTCCGTGGGAAGGAGGGCCAAAAAATAATACTTTGATAGAAAAATTTAATCCTACTCTTCCTCAGTCGCTTCCCGGGATCCGCGACCCGTGCGCTCTCGTGGAGATTCCTCACCTTCAACCAGGTTACGTAACGCTCGGTTGGTTTCAATACGCTCGATGCGCTCTTCCATTTCGGTCATGACGCCCTCCATGCCACGAACATCCATGATCCGTTCGAGCACGGCATTACCTTCCTCCTTGGTTTGCTCCCAAATGCTAAGAATGAATCGGGCTCGGTTGAGCTCTGGAACCACGTACTCCTTTAAATCAGATGCAAGAATGTCATCGACGATTTCCTGCAGTCGTTGGTCGCTTAAGTCGGGTTCGAGCATGTTCTGCTGAGTAATAGGAACGTATTTGTAAATCACTCTTGGAAAGTCCGTGATGCGCACCTCCGATCGGTGTTCACGCTGTTTGGTCGTATGGAAAAAACGGGTGATGTTCAATCTGAGATTAATATCGCGAATCAAACTGAGCTTACCTGAGCCGAGTATTTCTTCGAATGTGGTCTGCTCCATGACGGGTTGTTCCCACCCAAAAGCCGAGGCAACCACCACCAATTGAAGAAACGCTTCAGGGTCGTCGATCGGCTTTCCGTTCAGGTAAGGCTCTACATCGATCAGTGCTTGCTCCTTACGCTGAACCGCGCGCTCGAACACAGAAATCCGTCGAAGGCTACTTTCCAGCTCTTCATTCAAGCGCACGAGGACCTGCTTCTCCTGGATACGCATGATGCGGAAATTGTTCCAGTTGTTCAGCTGCAGCGCCAAGAGTACCCCGATAACAATGAGAAGATCTCACCCGCAGCATAGAGGATGTACTTACGTGTGCCTAAAGTGCCAAGCAGGTTGCGTCTGAGATTTCTGAGAAGTCGAAGCATGGGAGAAGTTAACCACTAATGGACACCAATTGACACGAATAAATTCAATCAAAACCTGAACCCCGAGAGCCGGCGGAGCCGGGGACCGCCAGCCTTCGTTAAAACTTCGGCACGGCACGGCTTATCTACGCTTATGGTACGCTTAAATTTATTTCAGTTTTATTATTAGCGTTAAATAAGCGTCCTTTAGCGGTTTAAAACTGTATTCATCTTCTCTCCAATTCAACTTCGATCTCGGCCAGAAGCTCGTTCGCTTCTCCCATTTGAGTTGAGTACAAAAACTCAAGGAATTCTAAGCGATTTCGCTGAGGAATAATTAATCGGCGAAGGTCTGAATCGAAGACCGAGGCAACAACCGATTTTGCCATTTCGTCACTCATTGATTCAATCGAAGTATTGATAGCCCCACCCGTTCCTCAAGGAACCAAATCAAGGGTTAGCAACCCGTACTTACCTTTCACAGCATCCCCTCGCCTTTCCGTATCATTATTGCGCAAGTAATAAGCACTAACGAGCTCTCGCAATTCGAGCTTTCGAATTAACTGAAGTTTGCCTGAGCTAACCAGATCATCGTAAGTAGTGATAGGCATTCGCGGCGTAGAATAACCAAAAGAACCCGATCGGACTACCGCGGTGAGAAATTCGTCATCATCTGAAATAGGCTCTCCATTAAAAACGGAGGCAAAATGCTCCAACGCCTCTTTTGTCTTAGACAAGGCAGACGATTGAATTGAAGAAATGATTGCCACGTGCCGATTCACTTCATTGCTGATTCGAGTCAGAACTTCTCTCTCCTCGATGCGCTCCATTCGGCGATTGTTCCAGTTGCCAATCTGAAGTGCGATCAGGATACCGACAACGATGAGCAGGATCTCGCCGATGGCGTAGAGGAAATACTTTTTAACGCTGTTCACTTGGATGAGGTCTTTGCGAATGATGCGGAGGAGATGGAGCATGGATTTAGGAGATGGAAGTTAAGAGGTAGAACGAATTACCATCAATACAATACGGAGAGCCAGCATTCGCCGGGGACCGCTCGATCACGCTTATGGCACGCTTAATTTGAATACATATTTTTTTAGCGTTCTACCGAGGATTGAAAAGTCGACACTCCCCGGCGGTCAACCGACCGGAACATAAGCAAAGATGAGCGGTTAAAATATATTTTTTCATGAAAGAGGAAGAGAGTGTGTTGCCCGAGAAGAAGACCACCTGGCAGGAGAAGTAATGACTATCGAATCCGGGATTGAGTAATGAAACTCCCTATTGTTTAAAAAGCTTAGATATTCCAAACTCTTGGTTTGCACTAAAGAAACCAAGAAAGATAAAACCTACAAATGATATCTAATTTTCGAGCGGGGATCATCTTCCTTGTATTAACTTTTTATTTTACACTTTCAGTCAGTGCCAACTGGCCACAGTTCCGTGGATCGGATGGTCGCTCGATTGCCGACGGACAAACACTGCCATCCAGCATTGATCCTGAGAAACCACTTTGGAAAACGGCTCTGCCAACAGGGCATTCTTCTCCTGTAGTCTGGGGAGATACGATTTTTCTAACTGGCTTCGAAGACATGCAGCTGATAATGCTCTGCGTTAGCCGATCCAACGGAGAAGTACTGTGGAGCCTTTTACGCCCATTGAAAGAGCTTCAACGCTACTCACATGAAGACAGCTCGCCTTCCGTACCAACACCTAGCACGGATGGTGAACGGGTAGCGTTTCTTTTTGGCGACTATGGTTTGATTACCACCGACCTGGACGGAAAGGTGATCTGGGAAAAACAGTTTATTCCTGCGTCCTACGAGTTCGGATACGGTGCATCACCCACCCTCATAGATGGCAAACTACTTATTAATTGTGACGGCGGTATTCGCTCTGGCCTGATGTGTCTGGATTTCGAGAGCGGAAAGGAAATCTGGTTCGCTGAAAGATCAGGAAAAATAATCAGCTACGCATCCCCGTTTGTCTGGGAAGACAATGGAACCACGAATATTCTTCAGGCAGGAACTGCTCAACTGGGATCGTACAATCTCGAAGATGGAAAATTTTTATGGGAAGTGGACAATCTGCCCGTATTCGTCTGTACAACCCCTACGGCTGACGAGAGGGGCGTCTATTTCGGCGCATGGACTACCGGCAATGTGGATGGTAGCACCCGTGTCCGATCCACTTTCCCTGAGGATTTTCCATTAACCGATGAACAGGCGTCCGATCCGGAGGCATTTTTTGCGCGATTCGACAGTAATCAGGACCGTAAGATCTCACGTGAAGAACTACCACCGAGTAGAATGAGAGAAGCCTTCAATTATCTCGATACGAATGCCTCTGGCTTAGTTGATTTCGAGGAACTGGCACCCTCTTTTATAGATGACGATCCAGAAACTAAGTTTGGAAGAAATGTATTTGTATCTATCAAACCGGGAGGACGGGGAAACATAACAGACACGCATGTGAATTGGGAAAAACGAAAAAATATACCTTACGTTTCTTCTCCCCTACTTTATCAGAACCGGCTCTACCTCGTTAAGAAAGGTGGCACGGTTTCTTGTCTCGATCCCAGTTCGGGAGTTGCCTATTACGAGCGCAAGCGACTGGGATCATCCGGCGAGTATTACGCCTCACCTATCGGTGTGGACAACAAGATTCTCATCGCATCCGAACCAGGAAAACTCATCATCCTCAAGGCCTCTGACGAATTCGAGATTCTCGAAAGCGTGGACATGAATGAATCCATAAAAGCCAGCCCGGCGATCGTGGATAATCATTTGTATGTGCGGACGGATCAGCATCTGTACGCGTTTTAATTTTTTCCTTTCTTACTCGTCCTCCTACTTAATCTCCTACTTAATCTCCTACTTTCGAACTTAACATCACCCTACGGCAACTTCATGCTCCGAAAAAAAATCGATCCGACACAGTAGTCGATGGCTTCCTATCGGTAGAGAAAGACGAAGACAAAGAGGATTTATCCAGGCGTAAGCCTGGGTTAAAAAAAGTAGGAGATTAAGTAGGAGGACGAGCAAGATTTCTAAGCCAAACGATCACCCACATACAACATATAGGCGGCACGCTTGGCTCGTTCATGAACTTTGGCGGGGACGGCCTTCACCTTGAACCCCACTCTTCCAAAACGAGGTTCGAACATGGGCTCTGGACCCGCGGACCAGAAGATGACTCGGCCTTTTGGTTTGAGCGCAGAGCGAATGGCCCTGAGTCCAGTATTCGAATACAGAGAGAAATTGTTTTTGACCACTTGCGCCACGGGACCGTTGTCAACGTCGAGCATGATCGAATCGTAGGTTCCTGGCTTGGCTTTGCGAATCAGGTTGCTGGCATTTTGAATACGAATCTTGACTCGATCATGATCTACCAAGGAGCCGTTAAGCGATTGCATATGCTCACGATTCCATTCTTCCATGGCCGGAAGAAGTTCGGCTACCTCGACAATGGTTTTATCTGAGGAAAACCTGAGAGCGGTTTTCAGAGTACATCCCAGACCGAGACCACCGATCAGAACCCGGGATTCTTTTTCACGATTGAGTCGATCTACTCCCAGCTGGCCAAGCAGCTCTTCAGAGGTGCTGGCCCGGGAATGCATGATCTCCGCCCCATCCAAACTGATGGAATAATCCCCGTCGTGCTCGAACAGAGACATGGTGCCTCCGTCAGGGGTTTTGGTTTCAGCCAGCTTGATGTGTGGTTTCATGACGGACCACACCGGTGGAAATCAAAACTATTTGCAAATTATTTAGCACACAATGATCCTGGGATCACTGAGCACCAGCTCGGCAATACAAAGCTAAGCTGGAGCTTGGCGTTCCCGGGCAATACCTAAGATGGGAGTAGCAGGTAGAAAATCGTATAGTTCATGCCGAGGTTATAAAAGGAATGCCCGAGGATCGCGGGAATGAGCGAATCGTATTTCACCCGTAGCCAACTAAAACCCACACTTGCAACGATCATCAACATCCACCAAAGGAATCCAGAGATCCAAAATACATTCAAGCCCTCCTCGTAGAAATCAATCCCATGGTGGAATAAATGCACGGTGGCAAAAAGGAAGGCACTAATCCCAACACCCCATACGATGCCCCAGCGATCTTGAACCACTCGTTGAATACAGCCACGAAACAGGATTTCCTCACCAATCGGTGAAAAAATCATAGCTGGGATAGTGAACATCCAAAACAGTTTATTCCTTGGCATTTGCAGGACTCGTTCGTCCTGAAGAAAAGTGGCTGCAATTGATTGGAACCAATGCTGAGCTGAATCGCCATAAAACAGAACTCCTATCCAGTAGCAGACGAGGGCTAATATCAACCCCAACAACGGGGCCGATATGCCCCAACCAAATCCTTTGGGCAAGGTAAGCCCGATCTCCCTCCGGCCTTGATGGGTTAAAAATACCCATGGGACAAACCACATTAGCAGGAAGCCCAGCATTATAATCTGCCCGGGCCCTCCACCAATGGTTCCGTATGCCCGGAAGAGTGTCAGGATGAGTAACACGATGCCGAGAAGGATTAACCCGTTCTGACAAATATTTCGCCACAGAGGGCGTATCTCTATATTAGAATCTTTCAGGCTCATTTCTTAATTACGAAGTATCACGCCGTCAAAGTTAGGTAAGCTTTTTCATGAACTGAACCACTCGAAAGGTTTCCTTGAAATCATTTGCCTGATGGAACTTAATAGCCTCGGCATTGTGCAACTCCGCATCGGAGCCCATTTCTGTACAGCCCTGATCTTTCATCCATTGCATGGCCGCTTCCATCAATCGCCTTGAAAGACCACGCCCCCGATACTCCGGGAAGATACAGATACCTTCCATGTATCCAACGGGAGACGACAAGCAGCCATCAACCACAATGCGTAAAGAGGCCTCGAGGAAGCCTGCAACCTTGGAATTCTCTTCTATAAAGAAACAAACTCGGGGTCACGGAGCCAGATATTGATATCCTCTTAATGAACCGCATCAGGACAACCGTCATAGACGATTTCTCGTAATTCTTTCCAAATCGGACGGTCTTCTTCTGTAGCAGTACGAATCACATTCTCAAAATCGAGGCATCTGTAGCGCTGCGCAAGGTATTAACTTGCACAGCACTCACGAAATTTCATCTTTCAATCCTATGCTACCACGCACGTTTTCCATAATCCTGCCCTTATTTATCATCTTCGTAGTTGCAGGCTGTTCCAAACAATCCGAAACAAGCACAAGTTCCGCTGCCGAAACAGATACAACAGAGGAAGTAGTCGCTTCTAAGGATGCCCCCAGGACACATGAGGCCGACTCCCAGGACATCCAATACATCAAATGGACTCCGGAATTGAATATCCCGGACCCAGTTGCCATAAGCTTTGATGATCGCGGCCGCGCCTACGTAACACAAACTCGTCGCAGGAGAGCCAACGATCTGGATATCCGCCGTCACACAGATTGGATTGTCGGCGATATCAGCTTAAACTCTGTAGAGGAGAAAGAATCATTTTTCAGGACCCAAATGGCCCCAAGCAGAGCTGAAGAAAATAAGGACCGGATTATAGACTACAACGAAGACGGATATGTTGACTGGCGGGACCTTACTTTCTACAATGAGCGTATCTATCTGGTTGAAGATACAGACAACGATGGATTCGCGGACAGCTCAAAAATCTACTATGAAGATTTCAAAACCCTGGTAACCGGAGTGGCGGCTGGAGTGCTCTGGCACGAAGGAGATGTCTATGCGACCGTAGCACCTGACGTGTGGAAGTTTCGAGATACCGATGGCGACGACATCCCCGATAAGAAGGAAGTGCTCGCCACCGGATTTGGCCTCCATATCGCCTATGGTGGACACGACATGCACGGACTTATCGTGGGGCCCGATGGGAAGATTTACTGGTCAATCGGGGACAAGGGCCTAAACGTAGTTTCTAAAGAAGGAACTCGGTTTTTCTATCCCAATCAAGGGGCAGTGCTTCGAGCCAACCCCGATGGAAGCGACTTTGAAGTATTCGCACGCGGATTGAGAAACGTCCAGGAGCCAGCATTCGACGAGTATGGAAATTGGTTTGGCGTGGACAACGACTCTGACCAAACCGGTGAGACCGAACGATTCATGTATATTGTAGATGGCATGGATGCAGGCTGGCGCAACGACTACCAGTATCGGGGTGATGGATACAACCCCTGGATGGATGAGAAAATGACAATTCCTTATCACAAAGGGCAAGCCGCTTACATCGTCCCTACCATTCGCAACTATGTTGATGGACCTGCGGGTTTTGTGAAGAATCCGGGCACGGCGCTCAATGAGCGCTACAAAGATTACTTTTTCCTAAACGCAACTATGAATGGCGCACAATACGCCTTCCAGGTAGAGCAAGATGGAGCCTCATTTAGGATGGTGAACGACCACCAGATCGGAGAAGGCCTACCTCTTATCGGACTGACTTGGGGCAATGACGGTGCACTCTATACACCTGACTGGGGTGGTGGATACCCCATGAACGAAACGGGAGCCATTTGGAAACTGGATACTCCGGGCGGGAATCAGGCTATCCGTGCAGAAGTGGAGCAATTACTGCAGGAAGGCATGGCTGAAAGATCCGTTCCACAACTGCGTGAGCTCTTATCCCATGCGGATCAGCGCATTCGCCTCAATGCACAATTTGAACTGGTCAAACGAAACGAGATCGACTCGCTGGCGGAAGACAGCCAAGCCGATCATCAACTTAAAAGCATTCACGCTGTCTGGGGACTGGGGCAGCTTGCGAGAGCTGAGAATGAAACAGCCATTAATCAGTTGCTCAAACTCCTTGATGCGGCAGATCCTGAAATTCAAGTGCAGGCGAGCAAAGCCCTTGGCGACTTAAAACCTGGCAGTTTCAATGGACAAGTCCTCATCCCCCTATTGGATTCCCCTCACCCTCGGGTGCGCTTTCAAGCGGCCTTGTCAATCGGTCAACAAGGAGTGAGCGAAGCTTTCAACAAGATCGTTTCAATGATCGAAGCCACCAAAGAGAACGATACCTACATGCGTCATGCAGGGGTTGTCTCCCTTGAGGGTATTGGCGGTGCGGAGACCCTATTAGACCATGCATCGGAGCAGGTACGTCTTAGCGCAGTCGTTGCACTTCGCAGACTCGTAAACCCATCGGTCGCTGATTTCCTCATGGACAGTTCAGAACTCGTAGTAACCGAAGCAGCACGAGCCATCCATGATGATTTTTCTATCGAAGAAGCATTACCCATACTCGCAAGGCATCTTGTTTCGAACAGCAGCAACAACGAAGCGCTTGTCCGTAGGCTGATAAATGCCAACTTTCGCATAGGAGGCGAAAACGAAGCGTACCAGGTCGCTGAATACGCGGACAATAACAACAATGCTGCTATCTTACGCATAGATGCGCTCGACGCCTTGGCGAATTGGAAAACTCCTCCCCCACTCGACCGTGTAGATGGAAGACGCCGCTACTTCAAAGATCGCTCTGTGACCAACATTGGAAGCATAGTGAAAGGCAAATTGGAGAATTTGCTTAACTCTGAGAACTCAGAGATACTAGAGAAAGCGGTTAGCGCAGCGAACAACTTATCCGTCACCCTAAGCCCAGTCGCACTGGAGAAGCTCCTACGCAATAATCAGGCCCCAGGCTCCCTCCGCGTGGAAGCCCTGAAGAGTCTTCAAGATCCAAAGAACATAACTTACGCGCAAAACTCAGGAAGCGAAGACTTGAGAATGGCGGCAGCCAGTTTTCTCTTAAAAACAAATAAGGAAAGTGCAGCCAATTTCCTGGCCACCCGCCTAAGCCGTTCGCGCTCACTCACCGAAAAACAAAAAGCCATAGCCATGCTGGCCGAAATCGGGAACGAAATCGCGGACCGAGAAATCAAACTGCAATTCGAACAGCTAGAGCTCGGAACCTTGAACCCGGGACTTCAACTGGATATTCTAGAAGCGGCTAATGCCAGGGACATGACCAGCGAAATCGCAGCCTTTGAAGCCACCCGCCCCCAGGAATCAAGTCTCGCAGGTTACATCGAGACACTTGAAGGAGGAAGTATCGAGGCGGGTAAAGCGATTGCCAATACACACCTGGCTGCCCAATGCGCCCGGTGCCACAAATTTAAAGATGGTCGGGGTAGCGAGATAGGCCCCAACCTAAAAGATATCGGTGCGATAAGAGATAAGGAATACATCCTCCGATCCCTCGTCGAACCAGGCGCCGATATTGCAGAAGGCTTCGGCATGACCACCGTTAGCTTGAAGAATGGAGAAAGTATCACCGCCCAATTGGGTAAAGAAACAGATTCGGGAATCGAGCTTGTGGATCTAGAAGGAAACAGACAAATGATCTCGAGCGCAGATATTGAGTCTCGGACTGAACCCATGTCTTCGATGCCTCCCATGGGGCTGATTTTGAACAAGCGAGAACTGAGAGACGTCATGGCTTATTTGAGCAGCCTAAAGTAGCACAGGCATCTTGCCTGTGTTTATCACCGGAACGTACACAGGCAAGATGCCTGTGCTACCCTAACTCCGACTTCACTGCTTTAAAGGCCGCAATCGCACGGTCCGGATCCTCGCGAGAATGGGCTGCTGAAATTTGTGTCCTTATCCGGGCTTTTCCTTGCGGCACTACAGGATAAGAAAACCCAATCACGTAAATCCCCTTTTCCAGCATCGCATCGGCAAACCTGGTAGCCAATGCAGCATCGCCTAACATGACTGGAGTTATGGGGTGCGTTCCTGGCAATATACGAACCCCAGCTTTGACATCTCTTCCCGAAAGTAACGTGTGTTTTCTTCCAGCCGGTCACGTAGCTCTGTCGACTCACTCAACAACTCAAGCACCTTCATTGATCCACCTGCTATCGATGGAGCCAATGTATTTGAAAACAGATACGGACGTGAACGTTGACGCAGCAGCTCGACAATTTCTTTTCGACCACTGGTGTAACCACCACTCGCACCACCCAGTGCTTTTCCTAAGGTACCTGTAATGATGTCCACACGGCCCATCACACCACAATGCTCATGCGTGCCACGACCGGTCTTGCCCATGAAGCCGACCGAGCGGGAAAAGGCCAACCCCACCTTAGCAGTCACGTTGCGTATTGCTCATGCCTTCGAACTCGACTTGGGCGAATTGATCAACATGCCCAACGCCAGTTCATCGCTA
This genomic stretch from Opitutia bacterium ISCC 52 harbors:
- a CDS encoding CPBP family intramembrane metalloprotease codes for the protein MSLKDSNIEIRPLWRNICQNGLILLGIVLLILTLFRAYGTIGGGPGQIIMLGFLLMWFVPWVFLTHQGRREIGLTLPKGFGWGISAPLLGLILALVCYWIGVLFYGDSAQHWFQSIAATFLQDERVLQMPRNKLFWMFTIPAMIFSPIGEEILFRGCIQRVVQDRWGIVWGVGISAFLFATVHLFHHGIDFYEEGLNVFWISGFLWWMLMIVASVGFSWLRVKYDSLIPAILGHSFYNLGMNYTIFYLLLPS
- a CDS encoding PQQ-binding-like beta-propeller repeat protein, with protein sequence MISNFRAGIIFLVLTFYFTLSVSANWPQFRGSDGRSIADGQTLPSSIDPEKPLWKTALPTGHSSPVVWGDTIFLTGFEDMQLIMLCVSRSNGEVLWSLLRPLKELQRYSHEDSSPSVPTPSTDGERVAFLFGDYGLITTDLDGKVIWEKQFIPASYEFGYGASPTLIDGKLLINCDGGIRSGLMCLDFESGKEIWFAERSGKIISYASPFVWEDNGTTNILQAGTAQLGSYNLEDGKFLWEVDNLPVFVCTTPTADERGVYFGAWTTGNVDGSTRVRSTFPEDFPLTDEQASDPEAFFARFDSNQDRKISREELPPSRMREAFNYLDTNASGLVDFEELAPSFIDDDPETKFGRNVFVSIKPGGRGNITDTHVNWEKRKNIPYVSSPLLYQNRLYLVKKGGTVSCLDPSSGVAYYERKRLGSSGEYYASPIGVDNKILIASEPGKLIILKASDEFEILESVDMNESIKASPAIVDNHLYVRTDQHLYAF
- a CDS encoding spermine synthase, whose protein sequence is MKPHIKLAETKTPDGGTMSLFEHDGDYSISLDGAEIMHSRASTSEELLGQLGVDRLNREKESRVLIGGLGLGCTLKTALRFSSDKTIVEVAELLPAMEEWNREHMQSLNGSLVDHDRVKIRIQNASNLIRKAKPGTYDSIMLDVDNGPVAQVVKNNFSLYSNTGLRAIRSALKPKGRVIFWSAGPEPMFEPRFGRVGFKVKAVPAKVHERAKRAAYMLYVGDRLA
- a CDS encoding GNAT family N-acetyltransferase, yielding MEENSKVAGFLEASLRIVVDGCLSSPVGYMEGICIFPEYRGRGLSRRLMEAAMQWMKDQGCTEMGSDAELHNAEAIKFHQANDFKETFRVVQFMKKLT
- a CDS encoding c-type cytochrome yields the protein MLPRTFSIILPLFIIFVVAGCSKQSETSTSSAAETDTTEEVVASKDAPRTHEADSQDIQYIKWTPELNIPDPVAISFDDRGRAYVTQTRRRRANDLDIRRHTDWIVGDISLNSVEEKESFFRTQMAPSRAEENKDRIIDYNEDGYVDWRDLTFYNERIYLVEDTDNDGFADSSKIYYEDFKTLVTGVAAGVLWHEGDVYATVAPDVWKFRDTDGDDIPDKKEVLATGFGLHIAYGGHDMHGLIVGPDGKIYWSIGDKGLNVVSKEGTRFFYPNQGAVLRANPDGSDFEVFARGLRNVQEPAFDEYGNWFGVDNDSDQTGETERFMYIVDGMDAGWRNDYQYRGDGYNPWMDEKMTIPYHKGQAAYIVPTIRNYVDGPAGFVKNPGTALNERYKDYFFLNATMNGAQYAFQVEQDGASFRMVNDHQIGEGLPLIGLTWGNDGALYTPDWGGGYPMNETGAIWKLDTPGGNQAIRAEVEQLLQEGMAERSVPQLRELLSHADQRIRLNAQFELVKRNEIDSLAEDSQADHQLKSIHAVWGLGQLARAENETAINQLLKLLDAADPEIQVQASKALGDLKPGSFNGQVLIPLLDSPHPRVRFQAALSIGQQGVSEAFNKIVSMIEATKENDTYMRHAGVVSLEGIGGAETLLDHASEQVRLSAVVALRRLVNPSVADFLMDSSELVVTEAARAIHDDFSIEEALPILARHLVSNSSNNEALVRRLINANFRIGGENEAYQVAEYADNNNNAAILRIDALDALANWKTPPPLDRVDGRRRYFKDRSVTNIGSIVKGKLENLLNSENSEILEKAVSAANNLSVTLSPVALEKLLRNNQAPGSLRVEALKSLQDPKNITYAQNSGSEDLRMAAASFLLKTNKESAANFLATRLSRSRSLTEKQKAIAMLAEIGNEIADREIKLQFEQLELGTLNPGLQLDILEAANARDMTSEIAAFEATRPQESSLAGYIETLEGGSIEAGKAIANTHLAAQCARCHKFKDGRGSEIGPNLKDIGAIRDKEYILRSLVEPGADIAEGFGMTTVSLKNGESITAQLGKETDSGIELVDLEGNRQMISSADIESRTEPMSSMPPMGLILNKRELRDVMAYLSSLK